The following are from one region of the Arthrobacter sp. TMP15 genome:
- a CDS encoding IS256 family transposase produces the protein MLYQQLIEAEATAFIGAAPFERPEALTTQRNESRPRTLTTGAGDLNLKIPKLRNGSFLPALLERRRRVDQAFRRGDGGLPAQGLHVQVYDLVKALGADPRISKSEVSRICADFDHEDGAFRDRDLPAMDYPYVFLDATYCKATVGHRVVPQAVVVAFGVAADGGREVLSFDVGDSENDGFWTPYLLSFKARGLDGVKLAISDAHSGVKKAVGAVFQGAGWQRCRVHFMRNVLSIVPKESQDMVGSIIRTAFAQPDAGHVNTQFDEVTRMLAKSLPEVAGVFPNPAALLRLAGAVLA, from the coding sequence ATGCTGTATCAGCAGCTCATCGAGGCTGAGGCGACAGCGTTCATCGGTGCTGCCCCGTTCGAACGCCCGGAGGCCCTCACCACCCAGCGCAACGAGTCCCGGCCCAGGACGTTGACAACCGGCGCCGGGGACTTGAACCTGAAGATCCCCAAGCTGCGCAACGGCTCGTTCCTTCCTGCATTGCTGGAGCGCCGGCGCCGCGTGGATCAGGCATTTCGTCGTGGTGATGGAGGCCTACCTGCACAAGGTCTCCACGTGCAGGTCTATGATCTGGTCAAGGCGCTCGGGGCTGATCCACGGATTTCCAAGTCCGAGGTGTCCCGGATCTGTGCGGACTTTGACCATGAGGACGGTGCTTTCAGGGACCGGGATCTCCCCGCCATGGATTACCCGTACGTGTTCCTTGATGCCACCTACTGCAAGGCCACGGTTGGGCACCGGGTCGTGCCCCAAGCGGTCGTGGTCGCTTTCGGCGTCGCGGCTGACGGGGGTAGGGAAGTGCTCAGCTTCGATGTCGGCGACTCCGAGAACGATGGGTTCTGGACCCCGTACCTGCTGTCGTTCAAGGCTCGCGGGCTGGACGGGGTGAAGCTGGCGATCTCTGACGCCCATAGCGGCGTGAAGAAGGCCGTCGGCGCGGTGTTCCAAGGTGCGGGCTGGCAGCGGTGCCGGGTGCATTTCATGCGAAACGTGCTCTCGATCGTGCCCAAGGAATCCCAGGACATGGTCGGCTCGATTATCCGCACCGCCTTCGCCCAGCCCGATGCCGGGCACGTGAACACCCAGTTCGACGAGGTCACCAGGATGCTGGCCAAGTCCCTCCCAGAAGTCGCAGGGGTATTCCCCAACCCGGCAGCCCTGCTCCGACTCGCCGGGGCCGTACTGGCCTAG
- a CDS encoding DUF222 domain-containing protein — MSIPVMAPGERGEEATQDVAALLGAIAALPSIEPFGTDNPSLAGLPPLIDFPPPQPEPPSQLGVVRGVHDGAIAALAVVKRLEDATAACKAALLGRLMGAVEVERVLVDLDRNQSSLAQSSAVLEAALVLGIPERTAAALTHHCVEVLKHPVTFKALQAGVLSWRHACTIADEITTVKESSSISAPEVAAFQTRLLVLAPGATASMFASKARRARESTFPDTLTTATKEAFTRRKMFCEEGRDGMSWLSLHLPTLAAAGIMTHCTRTARAIKNHTNTHPTPHPNPGPDPSFGNGADPSSGHGSGSGNGVGGDRGEYRTLDQLRVDVAALLLMGQELPANNYTKTGSNNTSKTSTSSNVPDWGHRGGSAGASGHCTSESSSGGSSSGFGVRLVDPEPIWTHTDPDPNTHVTTDPDPKDRDATGGDVRESCPGREADSLHNPGNPIQGYLPVQERPAAEKGAGKGLGGEGSAVDDAHPTLAQDVAGDTGVDAGDSGADTGVDVGVDVLVVGELVGDGSGFVNGVIDGIVEDQQQEYLDQLHALAQGKVITDPPLPKALILLKVPFLGLLGITDEPAELVGIGTGPIPEEIARKLMAASHTFLRVLTDPISGEALALNPDRYTLSNAEKAVLQALTGGCYIPNCPYPVMDTELDHLNAWEHGGTTAMTNLRPACARHHRLKHFKDDKDRHGNYRRYQEPHRQNIRLRGWTPQPTPDGRIGWITPSGNYQKPQHQEPQRTQYPTWLKKHINHTLNPPKENTTKHHKKRHNP; from the coding sequence ATGAGTATTCCGGTGATGGCCCCCGGGGAACGGGGCGAGGAAGCCACACAGGATGTGGCCGCACTCCTTGGTGCGATAGCCGCTCTTCCCTCTATTGAACCCTTCGGCACTGACAATCCATCCTTGGCAGGATTACCGCCACTGATTGACTTCCCCCCGCCACAACCGGAGCCGCCCTCTCAGTTAGGTGTGGTGCGTGGTGTTCATGATGGTGCTATCGCCGCTCTGGCGGTAGTGAAGCGTTTAGAAGACGCTACCGCGGCGTGTAAAGCGGCCCTGTTGGGACGATTAATGGGTGCGGTAGAAGTAGAACGAGTTTTAGTTGATCTAGACCGGAACCAATCATCGCTAGCGCAAAGTAGTGCCGTGTTGGAAGCAGCTTTGGTCTTAGGGATCCCTGAACGAACAGCTGCCGCACTCACGCATCACTGCGTGGAGGTTCTAAAACACCCAGTCACGTTCAAGGCTTTACAAGCAGGGGTTTTATCCTGGCGGCACGCATGCACGATCGCTGATGAGATCACCACTGTCAAAGAGAGCAGTAGCATCAGTGCCCCTGAAGTCGCCGCTTTCCAGACCCGATTGCTGGTGCTAGCACCCGGGGCTACCGCATCAATGTTTGCCTCCAAAGCCCGCCGAGCCCGTGAGTCAACATTCCCAGATACCCTCACCACCGCCACCAAGGAAGCCTTCACACGGCGTAAAATGTTCTGCGAAGAAGGCCGCGACGGGATGTCCTGGCTAAGCCTGCATCTACCCACCCTGGCCGCAGCAGGAATCATGACGCACTGCACCCGCACAGCACGAGCCATCAAAAACCACACCAACACCCACCCCACACCACACCCTAACCCCGGCCCCGACCCCAGTTTTGGGAATGGGGCCGACCCCAGCTCCGGTCATGGTTCCGGTTCTGGGAATGGGGTTGGGGGAGATCGTGGGGAATACAGAACTCTGGATCAACTTCGTGTTGACGTTGCTGCACTACTACTGATGGGCCAAGAACTACCCGCCAATAACTACACCAAGACCGGCAGTAACAACACCAGCAAGACCAGCACCAGCAGCAACGTTCCTGACTGGGGTCACCGCGGTGGCAGTGCTGGTGCTTCCGGGCACTGTACTAGCGAGAGTAGTTCCGGGGGATCTAGCTCGGGCTTTGGGGTGAGGTTGGTTGATCCGGAGCCTATCTGGACACACACAGATCCTGACCCCAACACCCACGTAACCACAGACCCTGACCCCAAAGACCGTGATGCCACAGGTGGTGACGTGCGTGAATCCTGCCCTGGACGTGAGGCTGACTCCCTGCATAATCCAGGTAACCCGATTCAGGGGTACCTCCCTGTTCAAGAGCGCCCCGCGGCTGAGAAGGGGGCTGGGAAGGGATTAGGTGGTGAGGGCAGTGCGGTGGATGATGCGCACCCTACCCTTGCCCAGGACGTCGCTGGCGATACTGGAGTAGATGCTGGCGATAGCGGAGCAGATACTGGAGTAGATGTTGGGGTGGATGTTCTGGTGGTGGGGGAGTTAGTGGGGGATGGTTCAGGTTTCGTCAATGGGGTCATTGACGGGATCGTGGAAGATCAGCAACAAGAATACTTAGACCAGCTTCACGCACTGGCTCAGGGGAAAGTCATTACGGATCCGCCGCTACCAAAGGCATTGATTCTCCTGAAGGTTCCTTTCCTAGGCTTGTTAGGGATAACTGATGAGCCCGCGGAGCTTGTGGGTATCGGCACCGGTCCGATACCAGAAGAAATCGCAAGGAAACTCATGGCAGCCTCACACACGTTCCTGCGCGTGCTCACCGATCCGATCAGTGGGGAAGCATTAGCGTTGAACCCGGACCGGTACACACTTAGTAACGCTGAAAAAGCTGTGCTGCAAGCCCTGACTGGGGGTTGTTACATCCCTAATTGTCCTTATCCAGTAATGGACACTGAGCTGGATCACCTGAACGCGTGGGAACACGGGGGGACCACGGCCATGACTAATCTTCGTCCTGCCTGCGCACGTCACCACCGCCTCAAGCACTTCAAGGACGATAAAGACCGCCACGGTAACTACCGCCGCTATCAAGAACCACACCGGCAAAACATTCGTCTTCGTGGCTGGACCCCTCAACCCACCCCCGACGGACGCATCGGCTGGATCACCCCATCAGGGAACTACCAAAAACCCCAACATCAAGAACCCCAACGCACCCAATACCCCACCTGGCTCAAAAAACACATCAACCACACCCTCAACCCACCAAAAGAAAACACCACCAAACACCACAAAAAACGCCACAATCCATAG
- a CDS encoding ABC-F family ATP-binding cassette domain-containing protein, with protein sequence MSLIRLNDVSVRFDKVQVLRETFFKLEAGDRVGLIGRNGSGKSTLLKLVMDQVEPDTGTVSIELGTKIGYFSQFSELNGKSTILEVLEDVFAHVLEIEAELAEIDAALALNQAEVEMDRLIHRQSELFADMDRLDGWDYQRSIDKVLTTLGFNEAHRVCPIDDLSGGWRNRAALAKILLEAPEVLLLDEPTNYLDVAGVEWLEAWFKNFKGAAIIVSHDRKFLDSVVTRIIELENYHLHEYPGNFAQYVVAKQFRLKSLESQFMHESELLAFEAEGISDRREAAKGATKGLDSKLSKIKKSRAPRPVDKIITEIYGGLHVKDVLCRVESLTKSYGERTLFSDLSFEIRRGNRIVVLGSNGSGKSTLLRALTGEEPADSGYVTWAKGGGLVSYNQVLDELDPEDTVTHAVNAMPDSLALTATKKSVNRFLAMFQFSEADLKQRIGNLSGGQRARVAMAQCLLSGASVLVLDEPTNHLDMSSTQVMERALLHFPGAVLVVSHDRFFTDKIANRRLVFNAEAPGGIAVHGA encoded by the coding sequence ATGAGCTTGATCCGTTTGAACGATGTTAGCGTCCGCTTTGACAAGGTTCAGGTGCTTCGCGAGACGTTTTTCAAGTTGGAAGCAGGGGATCGGGTGGGTTTGATCGGGCGTAATGGCTCGGGAAAGTCCACGCTGCTCAAGCTCGTCATGGATCAGGTGGAGCCGGACACCGGCACAGTCAGCATTGAGCTGGGTACAAAGATCGGTTACTTTTCCCAGTTTTCCGAGCTCAATGGAAAGTCAACCATTCTAGAGGTGCTAGAAGACGTGTTTGCGCACGTCCTTGAAATTGAGGCTGAGCTTGCGGAGATCGATGCTGCGCTTGCGCTCAATCAGGCCGAGGTGGAAATGGACCGGCTGATCCACCGGCAGTCCGAGCTTTTTGCTGATATGGACCGGCTAGATGGCTGGGATTATCAGCGTTCCATCGACAAGGTGCTGACTACACTTGGCTTCAATGAAGCGCACCGGGTGTGCCCCATTGACGATCTTTCGGGCGGTTGGCGCAACCGTGCGGCCTTGGCCAAGATTCTGTTGGAGGCCCCCGAGGTACTACTGCTCGACGAGCCCACAAACTACCTAGATGTGGCGGGAGTTGAATGGCTGGAAGCCTGGTTTAAGAACTTCAAGGGTGCGGCGATCATCGTCTCCCATGATAGGAAATTCCTTGACTCAGTGGTCACCCGCATCATCGAACTGGAGAATTACCACTTGCATGAGTACCCCGGCAATTTTGCCCAGTACGTGGTAGCCAAGCAATTCCGGCTTAAGAGCCTTGAGAGCCAGTTTATGCATGAATCCGAGCTGCTCGCCTTCGAAGCCGAGGGGATTTCTGATCGGCGTGAGGCCGCTAAGGGTGCCACAAAGGGGCTCGATTCCAAGCTTTCAAAGATCAAGAAATCGCGTGCGCCGCGGCCAGTGGATAAGATCATTACCGAAATTTACGGTGGTCTGCACGTCAAGGATGTGCTGTGCCGGGTGGAGTCACTGACGAAGTCTTACGGGGAGCGCACCCTGTTTAGCGACCTTAGTTTTGAGATTCGCAGGGGAAACAGGATCGTGGTGCTGGGCTCCAACGGTTCGGGCAAGTCAACGCTGTTGCGGGCTTTGACGGGGGAGGAGCCTGCCGATTCCGGTTACGTCACTTGGGCGAAGGGCGGCGGGCTGGTCTCCTACAACCAGGTTCTTGACGAGCTTGACCCGGAGGACACCGTTACCCATGCGGTCAACGCCATGCCCGACAGCCTTGCCCTGACCGCTACTAAAAAATCCGTCAACAGGTTTCTGGCCATGTTCCAGTTCTCCGAGGCTGATTTGAAGCAGCGCATCGGGAATCTCTCAGGTGGCCAGCGTGCCCGCGTCGCCATGGCCCAATGTCTGCTTTCTGGCGCGTCCGTACTGGTCCTTGATGAGCCCACCAACCACCTGGACATGTCCAGCACTCAGGTCATGGAGCGAGCGTTGCTGCATTTTCCCGGGGCGGTTTTGGTTGTGAGCCACGACAGGTTCTTCACTGACAAGATCGCCAATCGCCGCCTAGTGTTCAACGCGGAGGCGCCGGGTGGGATTGCAGTTCATGGGGCCTAG
- a CDS encoding diaminopimelate dehydrogenase has protein sequence MSAPIRIGIAGYGNLGRGVEAAIAKNTDMNLAGIYTRRNPADLLPLNAGAAVYSMDDLASHANDIDVLILCGGSKSDLPEQGPVLAALFNTVDSFDTHARIPEYFASVDTPALANSKTALISAGWDPGMFSINRVYGEALLPDGETYTFWGRGLSQGHSDAIRRVSGVAGGVQYTLPSEAAIEEVRSGSRPELTTRQKHTRECFVVLAEGASEDAVRAEIVGMEHYFDQYDTTVNFISAEELARDHAAMPHGGFVIRSGNTTAGHSQVIEYSLALESNPEFTSSVLVAYARAVHRMNQSGQFGAKTVFDVAPGLLSPKSAEQLRAQQL, from the coding sequence ATGAGCGCGCCAATTCGTATTGGAATTGCTGGTTACGGAAACTTGGGTCGTGGCGTTGAGGCTGCGATCGCCAAAAACACGGATATGAACCTGGCTGGTATCTACACCCGCCGCAATCCGGCCGATCTGTTACCGCTGAATGCTGGGGCAGCCGTGTACTCCATGGATGATTTGGCCAGTCACGCAAATGACATCGACGTGCTGATCCTGTGCGGAGGATCCAAGTCAGACCTACCCGAGCAGGGCCCGGTATTGGCTGCGTTGTTTAATACTGTGGACAGTTTTGATACGCACGCGCGAATCCCAGAGTACTTCGCTTCCGTGGATACCCCAGCGCTGGCCAACTCCAAGACTGCCTTGATCTCTGCGGGCTGGGATCCGGGCATGTTTTCCATTAACCGTGTGTACGGTGAGGCCTTGTTGCCCGACGGCGAAACTTACACTTTCTGGGGCCGCGGGCTGAGCCAGGGGCACTCGGACGCTATCCGTCGCGTTTCGGGGGTGGCTGGCGGAGTGCAGTACACCCTGCCATCGGAAGCGGCTATTGAGGAAGTACGCAGCGGCTCGCGGCCGGAGCTCACAACGCGTCAGAAGCACACCCGCGAATGTTTTGTAGTGTTGGCAGAGGGAGCATCCGAAGACGCCGTCCGTGCCGAGATTGTGGGGATGGAACACTATTTTGACCAGTATGACACCACAGTGAACTTCATTTCCGCCGAAGAATTGGCACGCGATCATGCAGCCATGCCCCATGGAGGGTTCGTTATTCGTAGCGGAAACACTACCGCCGGGCACTCCCAGGTGATCGAGTACTCGCTGGCGTTAGAAAGCAACCCGGAGTTCACCTCCAGCGTGTTGGTTGCCTATGCTCGCGCCGTGCACCGCATGAATCAGTCCGGTCAGTTTGGTGCTAAAACCGTTTTCGACGTGGCCCCCGGACTACTCTCACCTAAATCCGCGGAGCAACTGCGCGCCCAACAGCTCTAG
- a CDS encoding 3-hydroxybutyrate dehydrogenase, with translation MNQNEYKQAPHEGRLLGRTALVTGGASGIGEACARAFAAEGAVVTVADVNKAAATELADQIGGDVWAVDLSDTKALETLVLTTDILVNNAGIQSIAPIEEFVPDTWRLIHKIMLEAPFLLIRAALPGMYARGFGRILNVSSVHGLRASAFKSAYVAAKHGMEGLSKVTALEGGAHGVTSNCINPGYVRTPLVEKQITEQAKVHGIPESEVIAKIMLTESAIKRLVEPNEVASLATWLATAEAGMVTGASYTMDGGWSAR, from the coding sequence ATGAACCAAAATGAGTACAAGCAAGCACCTCACGAGGGGCGCCTTTTGGGGCGAACTGCCCTGGTAACTGGAGGGGCCAGCGGCATCGGCGAGGCTTGCGCACGGGCCTTTGCCGCCGAGGGCGCCGTAGTTACTGTCGCAGATGTGAACAAAGCGGCAGCCACTGAACTTGCAGACCAAATTGGCGGCGATGTGTGGGCCGTTGATTTAAGCGACACGAAAGCACTTGAAACGTTGGTATTGACCACCGATATTTTGGTGAACAACGCCGGCATCCAGAGCATCGCACCGATCGAAGAGTTCGTACCTGACACGTGGCGACTGATTCACAAAATCATGCTTGAAGCCCCCTTTCTCCTAATCCGCGCCGCACTGCCAGGCATGTACGCACGCGGGTTTGGACGCATACTCAACGTCTCCTCAGTGCACGGACTACGTGCCAGCGCCTTCAAAAGTGCGTATGTGGCAGCAAAACACGGCATGGAGGGCCTCTCAAAGGTCACAGCATTGGAAGGCGGAGCACACGGGGTCACCAGCAACTGCATCAATCCCGGCTACGTCCGCACACCGCTTGTGGAGAAACAGATCACCGAGCAGGCGAAAGTGCATGGCATCCCCGAGTCCGAGGTCATTGCCAAAATCATGCTCACAGAAAGTGCCATCAAACGGCTCGTTGAACCAAACGAGGTGGCTTCATTGGCCACCTGGTTGGCAACAGCAGAGGCCGGCATGGTTACGGGCGCCTCATACACAATGGACGGCGGCTGGAGTGCGCGATGA
- a CDS encoding FHA domain-containing protein, translating into MRFDIDLEFSAELPAEAGKEAAAVNGTIKAAGQEINIHTDNTSLFRLGSRRNLAVIKELAQSLAKRGIVVNVSVPEGTIVSVGAVDVSPLQRLLTTSAHIKPGKSNTWATVVKAQTTGGLKGRLMPPSTPFPLVPTFQKSYRMKATTTHYARGGGRPRLIFVRDSETWDGRPPKEYNLTEDSTVIGSGADANFILPELAQKHGRVDHTDQDEYVYFDEHDTSINPGGRILRTGARLLLGPWRMVFFREEYADHGRPFGGRTGGEFSRMQRPQFDPRTGQIEYDAVSGLGDPRRQEYPDPS; encoded by the coding sequence ATGCGCTTCGACATTGACCTTGAATTTTCCGCAGAACTTCCCGCTGAAGCCGGCAAGGAAGCCGCCGCAGTCAACGGCACTATCAAGGCTGCGGGACAGGAAATTAACATTCACACTGACAACACTTCCCTGTTCCGGCTCGGTTCCCGGAGGAATTTGGCCGTCATTAAAGAGTTGGCGCAGTCCTTGGCCAAACGCGGCATTGTTGTGAACGTTTCGGTTCCCGAGGGAACCATTGTCAGCGTGGGTGCTGTGGATGTCTCACCCCTACAGCGCCTTCTGACCACCTCAGCCCACATCAAACCGGGCAAGTCGAACACGTGGGCAACTGTTGTCAAAGCGCAAACTACCGGCGGACTGAAAGGGCGCCTGATGCCCCCGTCAACCCCCTTCCCCTTGGTGCCTACTTTTCAGAAGTCGTACCGCATGAAAGCCACCACCACGCACTATGCACGCGGCGGCGGACGGCCCAGGCTTATTTTCGTTCGGGATAGTGAAACCTGGGATGGGCGTCCACCGAAGGAGTACAACCTCACTGAGGATTCAACTGTTATTGGCAGCGGTGCCGATGCTAATTTCATACTGCCGGAGCTGGCCCAGAAGCACGGCCGCGTAGATCATACGGACCAGGACGAATACGTCTACTTCGATGAACATGACACGTCCATCAATCCGGGTGGGCGGATTCTGCGAACAGGGGCGAGATTACTCTTGGGACCGTGGCGGATGGTGTTCTTCCGTGAAGAATATGCGGATCATGGGCGCCCTTTCGGCGGGCGGACCGGAGGCGAGTTCTCCAGAATGCAGCGCCCACAATTTGATCCCCGAACAGGACAAATTGAGTACGACGCCGTTTCCGGGCTAGGTGATCCGCGCCGCCAAGAATATCCAGACCCTTCGTAA
- a CDS encoding DHA2 family efflux MFS transporter permease subunit — MRHSAKRKWLGLIFISLAVSLIIVDSTIVNVAIPSIVEDLGASSTQVQWIQESYTLVFAALLLVFGVLADRFGRRRLLLLGVSIFAVASVLAATSQSADLLIGSRILQGIGGAMVLPTTLSIINSTFRGKERALAFAVWGSTIGGMSAVGPLLGGWLTTSYSWRWAFGINIPLGIIIVVGTLLAVDESRDTDSAKRLDFSGAVLSMLASATLVFGLIEGRNYGWWLVNKPFKLGAWDWPFRLSAVPVAFTVSILSVALFITLGRARARRGASTMLDFSLFSIPSFRNGNIAAMIVSLGEFGIILSLPIWLQNVLGYSALQTGLLLLPLAAGSFAASGFAGAFGNKIQAVTIVRVGIAMEILGVAFLGLVISSTTPWGALVPFLFVYGLGVGLATAQLTGVVLKDVPQLKSGQASGTQSTARQVGSALGIAILGTVLFSTSTLQLSHALDEQNIPEAAKSKIVTAVVESSGAAITGFAKDPATQGVADAARTAFSNGTKYSAYFAAGFLTLGLFATLSLGKGEGGSDPARGLDEDTVEDKLATS, encoded by the coding sequence ATGCGCCATAGTGCTAAAAGAAAATGGCTTGGTCTGATCTTCATCAGTCTCGCCGTCTCCTTGATCATTGTTGATTCCACCATTGTCAACGTTGCCATTCCCTCGATCGTGGAGGATCTTGGCGCCTCCTCCACTCAGGTTCAATGGATTCAAGAGTCGTACACCCTCGTTTTCGCCGCACTCTTGTTGGTTTTTGGTGTTCTTGCGGACCGGTTCGGCCGCCGGCGGCTGCTTCTGCTCGGAGTGAGCATCTTTGCGGTGGCATCAGTCCTGGCTGCTACCAGTCAAAGCGCCGATTTACTCATTGGGTCCAGGATTTTGCAGGGCATAGGTGGGGCTATGGTTCTTCCCACCACACTCTCAATCATCAACTCCACGTTTCGTGGCAAGGAACGAGCGTTGGCTTTTGCGGTCTGGGGATCCACGATAGGTGGCATGTCAGCCGTTGGACCGCTCTTAGGAGGCTGGCTGACCACGTCATATTCATGGCGATGGGCATTTGGTATCAATATTCCCCTGGGCATCATCATTGTTGTAGGCACTCTGCTGGCCGTCGATGAGTCACGGGACACGGATTCTGCCAAGCGCCTCGACTTCAGCGGTGCAGTGCTCTCAATGTTGGCCAGCGCAACCCTAGTATTCGGACTCATTGAGGGTCGCAACTATGGTTGGTGGTTGGTGAACAAGCCTTTCAAGCTGGGTGCATGGGATTGGCCATTTCGGCTCTCTGCCGTGCCTGTGGCCTTCACCGTTAGCATCCTCTCGGTTGCTCTTTTTATCACTTTGGGTCGCGCCCGTGCACGGCGCGGGGCAAGCACCATGCTGGACTTCAGCCTGTTTTCCATCCCTTCGTTTCGCAATGGCAACATTGCGGCCATGATTGTGAGCTTGGGCGAGTTTGGAATCATCTTGTCACTGCCCATTTGGTTACAGAACGTGTTGGGCTACTCGGCACTACAGACCGGGCTGCTCTTACTACCTCTGGCCGCAGGATCGTTTGCTGCCAGCGGATTTGCGGGCGCCTTTGGGAACAAGATCCAGGCAGTGACAATTGTCCGGGTGGGTATTGCTATGGAGATTCTCGGGGTGGCATTCCTTGGCCTGGTGATCAGCTCCACCACTCCGTGGGGAGCCCTTGTGCCATTCCTTTTCGTCTACGGACTTGGCGTTGGGCTGGCAACGGCACAATTGACTGGCGTGGTGCTCAAAGACGTCCCGCAGCTCAAAAGCGGCCAAGCCTCTGGAACCCAAAGCACCGCCAGACAAGTTGGTTCTGCACTCGGCATAGCTATCCTGGGAACTGTTTTATTCTCAACGTCCACGCTCCAGCTGTCACATGCGCTGGATGAGCAAAATATTCCTGAAGCTGCCAAGTCAAAGATCGTCACCGCAGTCGTGGAAAGTTCCGGCGCCGCTATTACAGGCTTTGCTAAAGATCCTGCCACCCAAGGCGTTGCGGACGCGGCACGGACAGCCTTTTCCAATGGAACAAAATACTCCGCATACTTCGCCGCAGGGTTTCTTACCTTGGGCCTTTTTGCCACGCTGTCACTGGGGAAGGGTGAAGGGGGCTCCGATCCCGCTCGGGGGCTGGATGAGGACACCGTTGAGGATAAGTTGGCAACAAGCTAA
- a CDS encoding helix-turn-helix transcriptional regulator yields MDNKTELREFLTSRRAKIQPEDYGLPAGGKRRVTGLRREELAALAGVSLSWYTRLERGNAVGASDAVLDAIARTLRLDEMERRHLFLLTRGVHSGAPKPVRRRSPALAVRATLQLVMDQMTQMPAVVQNGRGDIVAMNALGRALYTGLIAGSKGTLNHARYIHLDPESQRFYVDWDQMASYSVAMLHVAAGRNPHDKDLTGLIGELATASEDFRLRWAAHDLHEHQSGVKKIHHEIVGDMDLIYETLSLPGEGALSMFVYTAEPGSSSAHALRRLEAWRETTPALLIP; encoded by the coding sequence ATGGATAACAAAACAGAGCTGCGCGAGTTTTTGACCTCTCGCCGCGCGAAGATCCAACCAGAGGATTACGGGCTGCCTGCAGGTGGTAAGCGCCGTGTAACTGGGCTGCGCCGAGAAGAACTCGCTGCTCTGGCGGGAGTTAGCCTCAGTTGGTACACCCGGTTGGAACGCGGAAATGCCGTTGGGGCCTCAGACGCTGTCCTAGATGCGATTGCGCGCACCCTGCGCTTGGACGAGATGGAACGTCGGCACCTTTTTCTCCTCACCCGTGGGGTCCACAGCGGAGCACCAAAACCAGTACGACGGCGCTCGCCGGCACTTGCTGTCCGCGCCACCCTCCAACTGGTCATGGACCAGATGACGCAAATGCCCGCCGTCGTCCAGAATGGCAGAGGAGACATTGTTGCCATGAACGCGCTGGGCAGGGCGCTGTATACCGGGCTCATCGCGGGTTCCAAGGGCACGCTAAATCACGCTCGCTACATCCACCTTGACCCGGAATCGCAACGGTTTTATGTGGACTGGGACCAGATGGCCAGCTACAGCGTTGCCATGCTGCATGTTGCGGCCGGGCGCAATCCGCACGATAAGGACCTGACCGGGCTGATCGGTGAGCTGGCTACTGCCTCGGAGGACTTCCGCCTCCGTTGGGCTGCCCATGATCTTCACGAGCACCAGTCCGGGGTGAAGAAGATTCATCACGAGATTGTCGGGGACATGGATCTTATCTACGAGACACTCTCCCTGCCGGGAGAAGGGGCACTTTCCATGTTCGTTTACACGGCAGAGCCGGGCAGCTCCTCGGCCCACGCGCTTCGTCGCCTCGAGGCTTGGCGGGAGACTACGCCGGCATTGTTGATTCCATGA